A region from the Mucilaginibacter sp. CSA2-8R genome encodes:
- a CDS encoding phosphatase PAP2 family protein: MPHFLLQLDRQVFYFINHSLTNPLFEGLMPWLRNPRFWIPVYAFIIVFSIWKYKKTGIWLVVLLAITVGVADFSSATLIKNQVKRLRPCRDDALTLTITSRVACGTGYSFPSTHATDHFAMSVFLGMVYGRKWRWVWLWVLLWALLVCVAQVYVGVHYPIDVTAGALFGACIGFIFAALFKKLQPQF; this comes from the coding sequence ATGCCCCATTTTTTATTACAACTTGACCGGCAGGTATTTTATTTTATCAATCACTCACTCACCAACCCGTTATTCGAGGGATTGATGCCCTGGCTGCGTAATCCGCGTTTTTGGATACCGGTTTATGCTTTCATTATAGTATTTAGCATTTGGAAGTATAAAAAGACCGGCATCTGGCTGGTTGTATTATTAGCAATAACCGTGGGCGTGGCCGATTTTAGCAGCGCCACCTTGATCAAAAACCAGGTTAAACGCCTGCGGCCGTGCCGGGACGATGCATTGACGCTAACCATCACCAGCCGCGTAGCCTGCGGAACGGGGTACAGCTTCCCCTCTACCCATGCCACCGACCATTTTGCCATGTCGGTATTTTTAGGCATGGTGTACGGGCGTAAGTGGCGATGGGTATGGCTTTGGGTTTTATTATGGGCCTTGCTGGTATGTGTAGCGCAGGTGTACGTTGGCGTGCATTACCCTATAGACGTTACTGCCGGAGCGCTGTTTGGTGCATGCATTGGTTTTATATTTGCTGCACTTTTTAAGAAACTTCAACCTCAATTTTAA
- the glmM gene encoding phosphoglucosamine mutase produces MTLIKSISGIRGTIGGAAGEGLTPLDIVKFTSAFGTWAVKKTGIRKIVVGRDARLSGTMLNNLVIGTLQGLGIDVMDLGLSTTPTVEIAVSAEQAAGGIILTASHNPKQWNALKLLNSIGEFITDTDGNEVLAMAENSEFNYADVDSLGKVTVNDSYLQKHIDAILALPLVDVEAISQANLKVVVDAVNSTGGIYVPALLKALGVKTVHQLYCEPNGHFPHNPEPLPDNLKDLASQVTANGADLGIAVDPDVDRLCFVCEDGTMFGEEYTLVAVADYVLQHTKGNTVSNLSSTRALRDVTERAGGTYYAAAVGEVNVVTKMKEVNAVIGGEGNGGVIYPESHYGRDALTGIALFLTHLAKSGKTVSALKATYPQYFISKNKIELTAGMDIDALLLEVEDKYRQQPHSTIDGLKIEFDKQWVHLRKSNTEPIIRIYSEAENETAANALAQQLIADMKAILGI; encoded by the coding sequence TTGACACTTATCAAATCTATATCAGGCATCAGAGGCACCATTGGCGGTGCCGCCGGCGAGGGGCTTACCCCCCTTGATATTGTGAAATTTACATCGGCGTTTGGTACCTGGGCCGTTAAAAAAACGGGTATTCGTAAAATAGTTGTGGGTCGTGATGCGCGTTTATCAGGCACTATGCTAAATAATCTGGTTATAGGTACACTGCAGGGTTTGGGTATTGACGTGATGGATTTAGGCTTGTCTACCACGCCCACGGTAGAGATAGCCGTGTCGGCCGAGCAGGCTGCCGGTGGTATTATTTTAACAGCAAGTCATAATCCCAAACAGTGGAATGCCCTGAAACTTTTAAACAGTATCGGCGAATTTATTACCGACACTGATGGTAATGAAGTGCTTGCTATGGCCGAAAATAGTGAGTTTAATTATGCTGATGTGGATAGTTTAGGTAAGGTAACGGTAAATGATAGTTATCTGCAAAAACATATTGATGCTATTTTAGCATTGCCTTTGGTGGATGTTGAAGCCATTAGCCAAGCCAATCTTAAAGTAGTGGTAGATGCGGTAAACTCTACGGGTGGTATTTATGTGCCGGCTTTGCTTAAGGCGCTGGGTGTTAAAACCGTGCACCAGCTGTATTGCGAGCCCAATGGTCATTTTCCGCACAACCCCGAACCACTGCCAGATAATTTAAAAGACCTTGCCAGCCAGGTAACTGCTAACGGAGCCGATTTAGGTATTGCGGTTGACCCTGACGTAGATCGTTTATGCTTTGTTTGCGAGGATGGTACTATGTTTGGTGAAGAATACACGCTGGTAGCTGTTGCAGATTATGTGTTGCAGCATACTAAGGGTAATACCGTTTCTAACCTGTCATCCACACGTGCTCTGCGCGATGTAACTGAGCGTGCCGGCGGAACCTATTATGCGGCGGCCGTAGGCGAAGTAAACGTAGTTACTAAAATGAAAGAAGTAAATGCGGTAATTGGCGGCGAGGGTAACGGCGGTGTGATCTATCCCGAAAGCCATTATGGCCGTGATGCGCTCACTGGTATTGCTTTGTTTTTAACGCATCTGGCTAAGTCGGGCAAAACGGTCTCAGCTTTAAAGGCAACCTATCCGCAGTACTTTATCTCCAAAAATAAAATAGAGCTTACTGCCGGAATGGATATTGATGCCCTGCTGTTAGAGGTAGAAGATAAATACAGGCAACAGCCGCACAGCACTATTGATGGTTTAAAGATAGAATTTGATAAGCAATGGGTACACCTGCGTAAATCAAATACCGAACCCATTATCCGTATTTATTCTGAAGCAGAAAATGAAACGGCTGCTAACGCTTTAGCACAGCAACTAATTGCCGATATGAAGGCAATACTGGGCATTTAA
- a CDS encoding cysteine desulfurase family protein codes for MATRIYLDNAATTPIDPEVMKQMVQVMESQFGNPSSIHAHGREARSLIEKARKTIAGLLHTSPAEIFFTSGGTEADNTAIRCGIIDHGLKHAITSRIEHHAVVHTLEALEKAGVIKLSFVDTDSKGNIDYAQLEQLLQNNERTFVSLMHANNEIGTLTDIERVGEICEKYNALYHCDTVQTVGHYVHDLSKLKVHFMVCAAHKLHGPKGTGFLYVNHKVKINPMIYGGSQERNMRGGTENIYGIAGLAKALEMAYADMEAHQSHIQGLKDYMIEQLSQIPGVHFNGETDADKSLYTVLNVSFPEMEMADMLLFSLDIAGISASGGSACSSGTNIGSHVLNGIGANPNRPAVRFSFSKYNTLQEIDFAISKIKEVCAVNA; via the coding sequence ATGGCTACAAGAATATACCTTGATAATGCTGCCACAACGCCGATTGATCCTGAGGTTATGAAGCAGATGGTGCAGGTGATGGAAAGCCAGTTTGGTAATCCGTCATCCATACACGCACATGGTCGTGAGGCTCGTTCGTTAATCGAAAAAGCACGTAAAACCATTGCTGGTTTACTGCATACCTCGCCCGCCGAAATATTTTTTACATCCGGAGGTACAGAGGCTGATAATACCGCCATACGTTGCGGCATCATCGACCATGGCTTAAAACATGCCATTACCAGCCGCATAGAGCATCATGCCGTAGTGCATACTTTAGAAGCGCTTGAAAAAGCCGGCGTAATTAAACTAAGTTTTGTTGATACCGACAGCAAAGGCAATATCGACTATGCGCAGCTGGAGCAGTTGCTGCAAAATAACGAGCGTACTTTTGTATCGCTGATGCATGCCAACAATGAAATCGGTACGCTAACGGACATTGAAAGGGTAGGCGAAATTTGCGAAAAATACAATGCATTGTACCATTGCGATACCGTACAGACTGTAGGGCACTACGTGCACGACCTCAGCAAACTCAAAGTTCACTTTATGGTTTGCGCGGCGCACAAGCTGCATGGGCCTAAAGGAACCGGATTTTTGTATGTAAATCATAAGGTCAAGATAAATCCGATGATTTACGGAGGCTCACAAGAGCGTAATATGCGCGGCGGTACCGAAAACATCTACGGCATTGCCGGGCTCGCTAAAGCCCTCGAAATGGCTTATGCAGACATGGAGGCTCACCAATCGCATATTCAAGGCTTAAAAGACTATATGATTGAGCAATTATCGCAAATTCCAGGGGTGCATTTTAACGGTGAGACTGATGCAGACAAAAGTTTGTATACAGTTTTAAATGTGTCTTTCCCGGAGATGGAGATGGCTGATATGTTATTATTCAGTTTAGACATCGCTGGTATTTCGGCATCGGGCGGCAGCGCCTGTAGTTCGGGTACCAATATTGGCTCGCACGTTTTAAACGGAATTGGTGCCAACCCTAACAGGCCGGCGGTACGTTTCTCTTTCTCTAAATACAATACCCTTCAGGAAATTGATTTTGCAATCAGCAAAATTAAAGAAGTATGCGCCGTGAACGCATAA
- a CDS encoding EamA family transporter codes for MHPEKPPTYQLNKNLLILHFTVFIWGFTGILGKLITITAVNLVWYRVLIAFCTLFLYFKFNRQDIKLDRGTLIKLMLTGALVGGHWILFFYAIKVSTVSVTLVCLSSITLFTAIFEPIINRKPISKLEILSGLLIITGIALIFKFETQYTQGIILGLLSAAAASLFSIINSRQVQQISPPVIAFYELVGAFLWITIYMLATNTMSQLQIPRNYDIGYLLILGTVCTSLAYVAGVSVMRELSAFKVALITNLEPVYGIIMAFMFFGDLHTMSLGFWLGALIILSTIFLFPVVQKQVVKFRNRNTAF; via the coding sequence ATGCATCCGGAAAAGCCACCTACCTACCAGCTTAATAAAAATTTACTCATACTACACTTTACTGTATTTATATGGGGATTTACCGGCATACTGGGTAAACTGATTACCATTACGGCAGTAAACCTGGTATGGTACCGCGTACTGATTGCCTTTTGTACACTGTTTTTATACTTTAAATTTAACCGGCAGGACATTAAGTTAGACCGTGGCACACTTATTAAACTAATGCTTACAGGCGCATTGGTGGGCGGCCATTGGATTTTGTTCTTTTACGCTATTAAAGTGTCTACTGTATCGGTAACTTTAGTTTGCCTGTCATCAATTACGCTGTTCACCGCTATTTTCGAACCTATTATTAACCGCAAACCCATCTCTAAACTCGAGATTTTGTCGGGTCTTCTCATCATAACCGGCATCGCCCTTATTTTTAAGTTTGAGACACAATATACACAAGGTATTATCCTGGGTCTTTTAAGCGCTGCAGCAGCAAGCCTGTTTTCGATCATTAACTCCCGCCAGGTGCAGCAAATCTCGCCACCTGTAATAGCTTTTTATGAACTGGTAGGCGCATTTCTATGGATAACAATCTATATGCTGGCCACCAACACGATGAGCCAATTACAAATACCCCGAAATTACGACATAGGGTACCTCTTAATCTTAGGTACGGTTTGCACTTCATTAGCGTACGTAGCCGGGGTATCGGTAATGCGCGAACTATCAGCTTTTAAGGTAGCTCTAATTACCAATCTTGAGCCTGTTTATGGCATCATTATGGCCTTTATGTTTTTTGGCGATTTGCATACCATGAGCTTAGGCTTCTGGCTGGGCGCGCTCATTATCCTATCCACCATCTTCCTATTTCCGGTGGTACAAAAACAAGTCGTAAAATTTAGAAACCGGAATACCGCTTTTTAA
- a CDS encoding LptF/LptG family permease, which translates to MFKFLDNYIKIIDWYIIRKYLGTFLFTLVLFLVIIVVFDVSEHLDDFLKSKAPLSAIVFLYYGGYLPYYANILLPLINFLAVIFFTAKMANQTEIVPILSGKVSFNRFLRPYFIASGVIFVFFFFGNVYFIPFTNKLSVRFAHTYTDSSDPTQKDLHMQLDNRTYVYLQSYDNVVHTGYNFTMEKFDGDELKEKLTAQRVVYDSLKRNWSIQEYKVRYIKGLKEQFLEGPRKDTVLDMRPSDFEANNDINTNIYRAISTSDLSKQIEKERIRGTGRLVELQLEKYRRFIYPLSAFVLTLIGVSISSRKVRGGIGLPLGIGILLCFLYIVVDRFANVFSLKANLPPIIAVFIPNVVFGLTGFYLLRKAPK; encoded by the coding sequence ATGTTCAAATTTCTGGATAACTACATTAAAATAATCGACTGGTATATTATCCGTAAATATCTGGGTACCTTTTTATTTACGCTTGTTTTATTCCTGGTGATTATTGTAGTGTTTGATGTATCTGAACACCTGGATGATTTTTTGAAAAGTAAAGCACCGTTAAGCGCCATTGTATTTTTATACTACGGTGGTTACCTGCCTTATTACGCCAACATCCTATTGCCGCTTATTAACTTTTTGGCGGTCATCTTCTTTACGGCAAAAATGGCTAACCAAACCGAAATTGTGCCCATACTTAGTGGCAAGGTTAGCTTTAACCGCTTTTTAAGGCCTTACTTTATTGCTTCGGGGGTTATTTTTGTGTTTTTCTTTTTTGGTAACGTTTACTTCATTCCATTTACCAATAAGCTAAGCGTTAGGTTTGCTCATACTTATACCGACAGTTCTGACCCTACCCAAAAGGATCTGCACATGCAGCTGGACAATCGCACATACGTTTATTTACAGTCGTACGATAACGTAGTGCACACCGGCTACAATTTTACCATGGAGAAATTTGACGGCGATGAGCTTAAAGAAAAGCTAACTGCCCAACGCGTAGTTTATGATTCGCTGAAGCGGAATTGGTCAATACAGGAGTACAAAGTACGCTACATTAAGGGACTTAAAGAACAGTTTTTAGAAGGCCCCCGCAAGGATACCGTGCTGGATATGCGCCCATCTGATTTTGAAGCTAACAACGATATCAATACCAACATTTACCGGGCCATTTCAACTTCAGATTTAAGCAAGCAGATTGAAAAGGAAAGAATTCGCGGTACCGGCCGGCTGGTAGAATTACAGTTAGAAAAATACCGTCGTTTTATTTATCCGCTATCAGCCTTTGTACTTACCTTAATTGGGGTATCTATATCATCGCGCAAAGTACGGGGTGGTATCGGTTTGCCTTTGGGTATAGGTATATTGTTATGCTTTCTGTATATCGTGGTCGACCGCTTTGCCAACGTGTTCTCGCTCAAGGCCAATTTACCCCCTATTATTGCAGTATTTATCCCTAACGTAGTCTTTGGCCTTACAGGCTTCTACCTTTTACGCAAGGCACCTAAATAG
- the tgt gene encoding tRNA guanosine(34) transglycosylase Tgt, which yields MNFNLTAQDKFSKARAGEINTDHGVIQTPIFMPVGTAGTVKAVHQRELKSDINAQIILGNTYHLYLRPGLHTLEQAGGLHKFNGWGGPILTDSGGYQVYSLSQARKIKEEGVTFRSHIDGSKHLFTPEAAMDIQRIIGADIIMAFDECTPYPCDYHYARRSIEMTHRWLKRCCDRFDSTEPKYSYSQTLFPIVQGSVYKDLREKSAEVIASFDREGNAIGGLSVGEPAEEMYAMTELVCNILPEQKPRYLMGVGTPVNILENIALGVDMFDCVMPTRNARHGLLFTRNGILNMRNEKWKNDFSPIDADSDLWVDQQHTKAYLRHLITSGEMLGAQIASLHNLHFYLWLVTEARKKIISGEFYSWKNTMVKQLAQRL from the coding sequence ATGAATTTTAATTTAACAGCTCAGGATAAATTTTCGAAGGCACGCGCCGGAGAAATCAATACAGACCACGGTGTTATACAAACACCAATATTTATGCCCGTAGGTACCGCAGGTACTGTAAAGGCTGTGCATCAGCGCGAATTAAAAAGCGACATTAATGCACAAATTATTTTAGGCAATACTTACCACCTTTACCTTCGGCCGGGCTTGCACACGCTGGAACAAGCCGGTGGCCTGCATAAATTTAACGGCTGGGGTGGCCCTATTTTAACCGATAGCGGTGGCTACCAGGTGTATTCACTAAGCCAGGCCCGCAAAATTAAAGAAGAAGGCGTTACCTTCCGGTCGCACATTGATGGCTCTAAACATTTGTTTACGCCCGAGGCGGCTATGGACATCCAAAGGATTATCGGCGCCGATATAATTATGGCTTTTGATGAGTGTACGCCCTACCCCTGTGATTACCACTATGCCCGCCGGTCTATTGAGATGACGCATCGCTGGCTTAAGCGCTGCTGTGATCGCTTTGATAGTACTGAGCCTAAATATAGCTACAGCCAAACACTGTTTCCGATTGTGCAAGGGTCGGTTTATAAAGACCTGCGCGAAAAATCGGCTGAGGTAATTGCCTCTTTTGATCGCGAAGGAAACGCCATAGGCGGACTCTCTGTCGGCGAACCGGCCGAAGAAATGTATGCCATGACCGAGCTGGTTTGCAATATTTTACCAGAGCAAAAACCCCGCTACCTGATGGGGGTTGGCACACCGGTAAACATCTTGGAAAACATTGCGCTGGGAGTTGATATGTTTGATTGCGTGATGCCTACCCGCAATGCCCGCCACGGCCTGCTGTTTACCCGCAACGGCATCCTGAACATGCGCAACGAAAAATGGAAGAATGACTTTTCTCCTATTGATGCCGACAGCGACCTGTGGGTAGATCAGCAACACACCAAAGCTTATTTAAGACACCTGATTACCTCGGGCGAAATGCTGGGTGCACAGATTGCCAGTTTACATAACCTGCATTTTTACCTTTGGTTAGTAACCGAAGCGCGTAAAAAGATAATAAGCGGCGAATTTTACAGTTGGAAGAATACGATGGTTAAACAATTAGCCCAACGCCTGTAA
- a CDS encoding glycosyltransferase, giving the protein MELYIPEALLLLFLLCFVVQMCFLLIQQRRFAAYQLPAQQAGATAVPVSVVISARNEAENLTRFLPAILAQNYPQFEVVVVNDCSTDESDLILLNLSENHPHLKLVTVTEHRRFKTGKKFALTMGIKAAAYEHLLFTDADCEPASPQWIAHMAANFTGKTEIVLGYSPYIKASGFINTFTRFETLKTAINYLSAALGRNAYMGIGRNLAYTKSLFFSSKGFAAHLHVMAGDDDLFVNKNATPENTTIEVHPESFMFTEAKSSFGAYYRQKKRHMGVGGLYKGKHRFMLSLEAMTGFLFYVTLGFCVYFQQQPIMLASAYLVRMITQLIVYYLSAKKLTGIDLLWFIPFFDLFYYLYLNIFGLIGTFIKTTQWK; this is encoded by the coding sequence TTGGAACTATATATACCCGAAGCCTTACTTCTATTATTCTTGTTATGCTTTGTGGTGCAGATGTGCTTTTTGCTCATTCAGCAACGTCGTTTTGCCGCTTATCAATTGCCCGCTCAGCAAGCAGGTGCAACAGCAGTACCAGTTTCTGTAGTTATAAGTGCCCGTAACGAGGCCGAAAATTTAACCAGGTTTTTGCCTGCAATATTGGCACAAAACTACCCGCAGTTTGAGGTGGTAGTGGTAAATGATTGCTCAACAGATGAATCTGACTTAATTCTTCTTAACTTAAGCGAAAACCATCCGCACCTTAAGTTGGTTACAGTTACAGAACACCGCCGGTTTAAAACCGGAAAAAAGTTTGCCTTAACCATGGGTATAAAAGCTGCAGCCTACGAACACCTTCTTTTTACGGATGCCGATTGCGAGCCGGCTTCGCCGCAGTGGATTGCCCATATGGCTGCAAATTTTACCGGCAAAACTGAAATTGTTTTAGGTTATTCGCCTTATATCAAAGCAAGCGGCTTTATCAACACGTTTACGCGCTTTGAAACGCTCAAAACAGCCATCAATTACCTGTCGGCAGCGTTAGGTCGCAATGCTTATATGGGTATTGGCCGCAATCTGGCATACACTAAGTCCTTGTTTTTTAGTAGTAAAGGTTTTGCTGCTCACTTGCATGTGATGGCTGGTGATGACGATTTGTTTGTGAACAAGAATGCTACCCCAGAAAATACTACGATTGAAGTGCACCCGGAAAGCTTTATGTTTACCGAAGCTAAAAGTAGTTTTGGTGCATATTATCGGCAAAAAAAGCGGCATATGGGAGTGGGGGGCTTGTATAAAGGTAAGCATCGGTTTATGTTGAGTTTAGAGGCAATGACCGGTTTTTTATTTTATGTTACTTTAGGTTTTTGTGTATATTTCCAGCAGCAACCCATCATGCTTGCCAGTGCTTACCTGGTAAGGATGATAACTCAATTGATTGTTTATTATTTATCAGCTAAGAAGCTGACAGGTATTGATTTATTGTGGTTTATTCCTTTTTTTGATCTGTTCTATTATTTGTATTTAAACATATTTGGCCTGATAGGAACCTTTATAAAAACAACCCAATGGAAGTAA
- a CDS encoding sigma-70 family RNA polymerase sigma factor, whose product MEVNANFTENAKNDYQLVLKAREGSQKAYADLMQRYKDSIYFMSLKMVNNREDAMDITVETFAKAFEKLDKYQPEFAFSTWLFRVATNNCIDFLRKKKLSTVSIDNMMDEDDDRPMQIKADTLNPEETSIKKQQSKDLKVLIESLPPRYRNLLTLRYFDELSYEEIAQQLDLPLGTVKAQLFRAKYLLGNIINRMER is encoded by the coding sequence ATGGAAGTAAATGCTAATTTTACCGAAAACGCAAAAAACGACTATCAACTGGTGTTGAAAGCACGTGAGGGCAGTCAGAAGGCGTATGCTGACCTGATGCAGCGGTATAAAGATTCTATTTATTTTATGTCGTTAAAGATGGTGAATAACCGGGAAGACGCCATGGATATAACTGTCGAAACCTTTGCCAAGGCGTTTGAAAAGCTTGATAAATACCAGCCTGAGTTTGCCTTTAGCACCTGGCTGTTTAGAGTGGCTACCAACAACTGTATCGACTTTTTGCGTAAGAAAAAACTAAGTACGGTTTCTATCGACAATATGATGGATGAGGATGATGACCGCCCGATGCAAATCAAAGCCGACACACTAAACCCGGAAGAAACATCCATTAAAAAACAACAATCAAAAGATTTGAAGGTGCTTATTGAAAGTTTGCCTCCGCGTTACCGTAATTTGCTGACCTTGAGATATTTTGATGAGTTATCTTACGAAGAGATTGCACAACAGCTCGACCTGCCTTTAGGCACAGTAAAAGCGCAATTGTTCAGGGCAAAATACCTGCTCGGTAATATCATCAACCGTATGGAGCGCTAA
- the rsmG gene encoding 16S rRNA (guanine(527)-N(7))-methyltransferase RsmG: MDEQFLLKYFPQLSAQQLEQFSLLKDLYAHWNQQINVISRKDIDALYERHILHSLGIAKVMSFLPGEHVLDVGTGGGFPGIPLAVMFPETKFHLVDSIGKKIKVVQEVAKGAGLKNVTATHARAEQIPGKFDFVVSRAVTQLKDFYPWVKDKFSKTSRNQLTNGILYLKGGDLKQEIAESGLAVQQFYLKDYFDEEFFETKQVIYVKV, from the coding sequence ATGGACGAACAGTTCTTACTTAAATATTTCCCCCAGCTTTCTGCGCAGCAACTGGAGCAATTCAGTTTACTGAAAGATTTATACGCGCACTGGAACCAGCAAATCAATGTCATATCCCGCAAGGATATTGACGCTTTGTATGAGCGTCATATCTTGCACTCATTAGGTATAGCTAAAGTGATGTCCTTTTTACCCGGTGAGCACGTACTTGATGTAGGTACAGGTGGGGGGTTTCCGGGTATTCCGCTGGCAGTTATGTTTCCCGAAACTAAATTTCACCTGGTAGACAGTATCGGCAAAAAAATCAAAGTAGTGCAGGAGGTTGCGAAGGGAGCAGGCCTCAAAAATGTAACTGCCACGCATGCCCGTGCCGAGCAAATTCCCGGAAAATTTGACTTCGTGGTATCAAGAGCTGTTACGCAGTTAAAAGACTTTTATCCGTGGGTAAAAGATAAATTCAGTAAGACATCGCGCAACCAATTAACTAACGGAATCCTTTATTTGAAAGGGGGAGACCTAAAACAAGAAATTGCCGAATCGGGTTTAGCCGTTCAGCAATTTTATCTCAAAGATTATTTTGATGAAGAGTTCTTTGAGACTAAACAGGTGATTTATGTGAAAGTTTAG
- a CDS encoding M56 family metallopeptidase, with protein sequence MMMNGLTYLLEANIYLAAAYSAYWLLLRKQTFYRANRAYLLLSIAVSFAIPLVQLELPSNRAESTLAPVQQKYFAASNVNPAMALADKHPVLALNRALEASFITGVTVLLIFLTLKLYSLLKLISTHQHQKRPGYTLIFVPGLPSPFSFLGYLFAANEDDLTSAILRHELVHIGQKHSWDILFLELVKTISWFNPVVYLLQDSLKALHEYEADFESTARGTHPDDYVQILIEKACQVSGLPFANHFSNKQLLKSRIMKLYQKRSDKLARLTYLITLPLCAGMLCASTMAFSKNYGLLKLKIGTVLNPETTSTLIANENQPDKKQRLKITSGNMTTVTEKLTVGVKDETLTLTVDNLTTENKKMLAKLGVKVATTDAAATIKSLTLPPPPPPATGNRVMLSKYKTPHPVLPSPLSALPQKSTKTNKMQAPLMDHRDTVDQSQFKEMFKQVARTTRYPIISREKGANGMVVATFRVTQDKKISNIKIKKGISPELDAEAARSIAAYKGTVSVTSGNYSLGIYYVVDYGDGTTNYRPITESEKPTAGIITVVSYGDKKQ encoded by the coding sequence ATGATGATGAACGGATTGACTTATCTGCTGGAGGCCAATATATATTTGGCTGCTGCCTACAGTGCCTATTGGTTGCTGTTACGCAAACAAACTTTTTACCGCGCAAACCGGGCGTATTTACTGCTCAGCATTGCGGTAAGTTTTGCCATACCATTGGTGCAGTTAGAGCTTCCATCGAACCGGGCAGAATCAACACTTGCGCCTGTACAACAGAAGTACTTTGCTGCCAGCAACGTCAATCCTGCTATGGCATTAGCAGACAAGCATCCCGTTTTAGCCCTAAATAGAGCCCTAGAGGCGAGTTTCATTACAGGGGTGACAGTACTGCTCATTTTCTTAACCTTAAAGCTCTACAGCCTCTTAAAATTAATTTCTACCCATCAGCATCAAAAACGACCTGGATATACTTTAATCTTCGTTCCCGGCCTGCCCTCGCCGTTCTCTTTTTTGGGCTATCTATTTGCCGCTAACGAGGATGATTTAACCTCGGCCATTTTACGGCACGAACTGGTACACATCGGGCAAAAGCATAGCTGGGATATCCTGTTTTTAGAACTGGTTAAAACCATTAGCTGGTTTAACCCGGTGGTTTACCTACTGCAAGACAGCCTGAAGGCACTGCACGAGTACGAAGCCGATTTTGAGAGCACCGCCCGGGGCACACATCCGGACGACTATGTGCAGATCCTTATCGAAAAAGCCTGCCAGGTAAGCGGCCTACCGTTTGCCAATCATTTTTCAAACAAGCAACTTTTAAAATCAAGAATAATGAAGCTCTACCAAAAACGCTCAGATAAGCTGGCCAGGCTCACTTACCTCATTACTCTGCCGCTTTGCGCAGGTATGCTCTGCGCATCTACAATGGCCTTTAGCAAGAATTATGGTTTGCTGAAGCTTAAAATCGGCACAGTATTAAACCCGGAAACTACATCTACACTTATAGCTAACGAAAACCAACCCGACAAAAAGCAACGACTGAAAATTACCAGCGGAAACATGACCACTGTTACCGAAAAACTGACAGTCGGCGTAAAGGACGAAACATTAACACTTACAGTGGATAACCTGACAACTGAAAACAAAAAGATGCTGGCAAAACTGGGCGTGAAAGTGGCAACCACCGACGCTGCCGCAACTATCAAATCATTAACTCTTCCGCCACCGCCACCGCCGGCAACAGGTAATCGAGTGATGTTGTCAAAATACAAAACACCACATCCGGTATTGCCATCTCCATTGAGCGCTCTACCTCAAAAATCGACAAAAACCAACAAGATGCAGGCACCCTTGATGGATCATCGGGATACTGTCGACCAATCGCAATTCAAAGAAATGTTCAAGCAAGTAGCCCGCACAACTCGTTACCCTATTATCTCGAGAGAAAAAGGCGCAAACGGTATGGTCGTGGCCACTTTTCGGGTTACTCAGGATAAAAAGATCAGTAATATTAAAATAAAGAAGGGCATCTCACCCGAATTAGATGCTGAAGCAGCAAGGAGCATAGCCGCTTATAAAGGAACGGTTTCTGTAACTTCCGGCAACTACAGCTTAGGCATTTACTATGTTGTTGATTATGGTGATGGCACTACAAATTACCGCCCGATTACCGAAAGCGAAAAACCAACCGCTGGGATAATTACCGTTGTTAGCTACGGAGACAAAAAACAATAA
- a CDS encoding BlaI/MecI/CopY family transcriptional regulator, with amino-acid sequence MMKELTKAEEQVMQILWQLKEAIVKQILDKMPDDPKPAYNTVSTVVRVLETKGFVDHKAYGNSHVYFPIVSEEDYKKFAFDKVIKSYFNNSYKSLVSYLVKEQKLNLSELAELILLAERSRNKEK; translated from the coding sequence ATGATGAAAGAACTAACGAAAGCAGAAGAACAGGTAATGCAGATTTTATGGCAGCTGAAAGAAGCCATTGTAAAACAGATTTTGGACAAGATGCCCGACGACCCAAAGCCGGCTTACAATACCGTTAGCACGGTGGTACGGGTTTTAGAAACCAAGGGATTTGTAGATCACAAAGCGTACGGCAATTCGCATGTGTACTTCCCTATTGTAAGCGAAGAGGATTACAAGAAATTTGCTTTTGACAAAGTGATCAAGAGCTATTTCAATAATTCTTACAAAAGCCTAGTGTCATATCTCGTAAAAGAACAAAAACTGAACCTGAGTGAACTGGCCGAATTGATTTTACTGGCCGAACGCAGCCGCAACAAAGAAAAATGA